The window CGCATAGGGGCGCGTGCGGCGCAGCAGCAGCCAGAAGACGATGGTGCTGTCGAACAGGAAGCCCGCCCAGCTCATGATGAGCGGCATGTGTGGCAGGCCGAAGAGCGGGCCGAAGAGCGGCGTCTCGGTGCGCGCGGCGAGCCAGATGCCCAGCGGCTGCCCATGCAGGAGCCAGTCGGGCTGCGCCTTGGCCAACCCCGCGAACACGTAGACCACGCCCACCTGGAAGCGCAGCACGAAGAGGCACCAGGCAGGCAGCGTGTCGCGCCGCAGACCAGGGCGCAGGCGTGCGTCCAGCGACAGCGCGCGGTGGGCCGGGACCACGCAGAACAGCAGGGCCAGCAGCGCCGCCTGGTAGTAGTGGTTCAGGTAGTTGCTGACGTCGCACAGCTCCACGTAGACGAAGCTGAGCAAGAACACGGGCGCGGCGACGCGGTACAGCAGCCCCACGCACGCCAGCGCGGCGGACACGGCCATGACCACGTGCAGCGTCATCATGGCGCTGGGGCTCAACACCTGAACGGCGCTGGCGCCCCAGTAGTGGAAGAAGAACGAGGGCTGCACGAAGCAGCGCTCTACCCAGCCCTCGGCCATGAAGCGCACGGACGACGCGCACATCAGGCCGAAAAAGAGCACGCGGAAGACCGCGACGGACGCGATGTCCACCTCGCTCGAGAGGCGCTCACGGACACGCGTGACGAGGCTCGGCGCGGACATGGTCAGTCGTTGTCGGAGCCCGCGCGGTTGGGCGGATCGAGCGACAGCGTGGCCAGGAACGTGGTCTTCAGGTCGGTGGTGCAGAGCTGCACCGCGGCGTGCAGCGCGCGCACGTCGTCGAGGTCGGACACCAGCGCCTCGGCCAGCGTGCCGTCCACATTGCCCACCGCGGCGATGGCCGCGTCGATGTGCGCCAGCATGTCGGTGGCGAAGGCGCTCGCGCCCACGTCGACCAGCAAGTCATCGAAGCCCAAGCCGTCGCCGCCCGTGATCATCAGGCGATAGCCGATCAGGTTGTGCAGGATGCGCTCCTTGTTGTCACCGGCGTACAGCGACTCGAGCGTCTCCGGGCAGGTGGCCGTGGTGCACTCGCTCAGGCCGGCAGGGCGCCCGATGCGCATGTCCTTCGTGATCTGATCCAGCACGAAGAGCCCGTCGGCCAGCGCGTTGAGCCCCTCCTGCGCGCTGCGATAGAGCGCGCCCGCGCGCATGGGGGCGGTGAGCTCCTGCAGGAAGGCCGGGTCCCATGCCGCCACCAGCGCGTCGGCGTGTGCCTTGACCTGCGTGCTCAGCACTCTGGCCATTTGGGCGCGCCGCACGTCGAGCGCGGCGGGGTCGGCCGCCAGCGCGGCCCAGGTGCCGTTGGTGTTGATCTCGGCGGCGGCACCACAGGCGTTCGCTGTGGTGTCCACGAAGAGCAGGTAGTCGATGGCGCCGAGGCCGCGGATGTTCAGCGGCTCGGCACCCAACACCGTGGCGTCCTGGTGCGTGGCGCCCGCCAAGAAGCGGTCCACGCCGCACAGGCTGAGCGGCACCACGGACCACGAGTACATCTCGTCGAACAGGTCTTGCCCGCCTGGGGTCAGCGTCGCCGCGCCGAGCGGCCCCGCGGTCATCAGCTCGACCTCCATCATGGACTCCATCAGCAGCCGGTACGCCGCCTGCGCCGCGGTCCGGTCTGCGAGCAGGCCGCTGGCGACGAACGTGGCGATGGCCGTGTCCAGCGCGGTGGCGCGCGTCTGCAGCGTGCGGTAGCTGGGCAGCATCACGTTGGTGCCGAGCGCCGCGAGCACCTCGCTGCGGCGACCCAGCAGCGGCTCCTCGCTGCTGCCACAGCCCACGACGGCCAGCGGCATATAGAAGGAAGCGAGCACCAAGGTGAGGCTCGGCAGGAAGCGCGAGGGCGTGTGGGGGATGGTCATACGTAGGCGTGCGCGGGGCTGGAGGACGCTCAAGATGATGAAAGTCACTTTCAATAACACGCGGAGTGCTAGCAGTCGACTCCGAGGTGATCAAGAAGTCCCTCGGCCCCATGCCGGGAAAAATCCGTTGCCACGCGTGCGGACTTGGCCGACCTTCGGCGCCGACCTCCGACCTCCCACCAGGAAGATCCCATGAAGCGACCCCTCATCTCAGTCCTCGGCCTCTGTGCACTCCTCTCCGGCTGCGGCGGCGCTGCAGCCACCTCCGAGCCCGCCTCCACCACCACGGCGGTCGAGGAGACCCAGCAGCCGATCATGGCCGCGGGCGAGCTGACCCCCGGCGGCACCGTCGCCAACTTCGGCGTCCACAACCTCACCTCCGGCTTCATGCCCGACCCGTACACGGTGGACGTGGTCTCCGGCGGCGGGATCGACGCCTCCACCTCGAACGCAGGCGCTGGGTGCGCGGGCTGGGTCACCGGTCAGCCCGACGTCATCGTGAACTTCGAAGAGATGTCCGGCTTCCTGCGCTTCGCCTTTCGCCCGACCGCCGACGGCGCCGACGGCACGCTCGTGATCAACGACGGCCAGGGAAACTGGCACTGCAACGACGACGCGTCGGGTCTGAACCCGGTAGTCGACCTGGCCGACGCGCCTCCCGGTCAGTACGACATCTGGATCGGCAGCTACAACTCGGAAGACCGCATCACCGGGCAGCTGCTGGTGACCGAGCTGACCGAAGTGATGCCGTGAACCACGCGCCGCGTGCGCGCGCGCTCTCGCGGTGCGCACGCGGTGGTAGGCTCCCTGGCAGATGACGCCGGGTGACAAAGTCGCGGACCGCTTCGTGCTCGTGCGCCAGGTGGGCGAGGGAGGGATGGGGGCCGTCTTCCTCGCTACCGATCAGCGCACGGGCGGGCAGGTGGCGCTCAAGACGCTCACGCTCGCGGGTGACGCCGCGCGGGCCCGCTTCGAGCGCGAGGCGCTGACGCTTCAGTCGCTCCAGCACCCGAACATCGTTGGCTACGTGGCCCACGGGCTGCCGCACGAGGGTGCGCCGTGGCTGGCCATGGAGTGGGTGGTGGGCGTGGCGCCCGACGAGACCGAGCTGCACCTCGCCGATGCGCTGCAGGTGCTGCGCGGCGCGGCGCGTGGGCTCGCGGCGGCGCACGCGCGCGGCGTCATCCACCGCGACATCAAGCCCAGCAATTGATCCTGGTGAACGGAGACCCGGAGCAGGTGAAGCTGCTCGACTTCGGCATCGCGCGGGGCCTCGTGCGCGGCGAGGGAGCCGTCACGCTGACGGCT of the Sandaracinaceae bacterium genome contains:
- a CDS encoding HTTM domain-containing protein, giving the protein MSAPSLVTRVRERLSSEVDIASVAVFRVLFFGLMCASSVRFMAEGWVERCFVQPSFFFHYWGASAVQVLSPSAMMTLHVVMAVSAALACVGLLYRVAAPVFLLSFVYVELCDVSNYLNHYYQAALLALLFCVVPAHRALSLDARLRPGLRRDTLPAWCLFVLRFQVGVVYVFAGLAKAQPDWLLHGQPLGIWLAARTETPLFGPLFGLPHMPLIMSWAGFLFDSTIVFWLLLRRTRPYAYALVIVFHALTHVLFHIGIFPFLMMLSAPIFFDADWPRYALARLGRARSSAPRLIQRTVASPTSARLTAPLTLALALYMLVQVALPLRAHAYGGNVLWHEQGMRFSFRVMVRSKTGAVTYRVRARGLVNEQRVEPCRYLNALQEREMAGQPDLILQLAHRIAADYRARGHEDVQVRADVFVSLNGRPSQRLIDPDVDLAGVRDGLSPARYILPAPTTPPLHTPPPPRARTLALGR
- a CDS encoding imelysin family protein, which gives rise to MTIPHTPSRFLPSLTLVLASFYMPLAVVGCGSSEEPLLGRRSEVLAALGTNVMLPSYRTLQTRATALDTAIATFVASGLLADRTAAQAAYRLLMESMMEVELMTAGPLGAATLTPGGQDLFDEMYSWSVVPLSLCGVDRFLAGATHQDATVLGAEPLNIRGLGAIDYLLFVDTTANACGAAAEINTNGTWAALAADPAALDVRRAQMARVLSTQVKAHADALVAAWDPAFLQELTAPMRAGALYRSAQEGLNALADGLFVLDQITKDMRIGRPAGLSECTTATCPETLESLYAGDNKERILHNLIGYRLMITGGDGLGFDDLLVDVGASAFATDMLAHIDAAIAAVGNVDGTLAEALVSDLDDVRALHAAVQLCTTDLKTTFLATLSLDPPNRAGSDND
- a CDS encoding protein kinase, with product MTPGDKVADRFVLVRQVGEGGMGAVFLATDQRTGGQVALKTLTLAGDAARARFEREALTLQSLQHPNIVGYVAHGLPHEGAPWLAMEWVVGVAPDETELHLADALQVLRGAARGLAAAHARGVIHRDIKPSN